One Luteimonas sp. MC1825 DNA segment encodes these proteins:
- a CDS encoding biliverdin-producing heme oxygenase, protein MQDAVQDARPTGANDGMRHAGALGEVRAATRATHEALDAALPDGLHGFEDYTRYLGALLPLAQWLADSWSPTWPAELACWRDSERVDFLRADLAALRAPACSSAVAGAVTPAEWLGGCYVMEGSALGARVLARDVDALERSHPEVAGARRFMRHLARDPRRWRCFAGLLDALPAEAVADAVRGARRGFAMVHRNLDPHGVVVA, encoded by the coding sequence ATGCAGGACGCCGTACAGGATGCGCGCCCGACGGGCGCGAACGACGGCATGCGCCACGCGGGAGCGCTGGGAGAAGTGCGCGCCGCCACCCGTGCCACGCATGAGGCGCTGGACGCTGCGCTGCCCGACGGGCTGCATGGCTTCGAGGACTACACGCGCTACCTCGGCGCGCTGCTGCCGCTGGCGCAGTGGCTGGCCGACAGCTGGTCGCCCACGTGGCCGGCGGAACTGGCCTGCTGGCGCGACAGCGAGCGCGTCGATTTCCTGCGCGCCGACCTCGCCGCGCTGCGCGCGCCTGCGTGCAGCAGCGCGGTTGCCGGTGCCGTCACGCCCGCCGAATGGCTGGGCGGCTGCTACGTGATGGAAGGCTCCGCGCTGGGCGCGCGCGTGCTGGCGCGTGATGTCGACGCGCTGGAGCGGTCGCATCCCGAGGTCGCGGGCGCACGGCGCTTCATGCGCCACCTGGCGCGTGATCCGCGGCGCTGGCGCTGTTTTGCCGGCCTGCTGGACGCGCTGCCCGCCGAGGCCGTGGCCGATGCCGTGCGTGGTGCGCGCCGCGGGTTCGCCATGGTGCATCGCAATCTCGACCCACATGGAGTGGTGGTCGCATGA